Proteins from one Panicum virgatum strain AP13 chromosome 7K, P.virgatum_v5, whole genome shotgun sequence genomic window:
- the LOC120639464 gene encoding protein ACCELERATED CELL DEATH 6-like — protein MAAGTTSGEATMDRRLLAAAASGDAASMKQLALDPGVLLGTTPPGNTCLHVSCILEHEEFCRSILTLDQSPALVSAVNKDGETPLLAAVTRGHVSVASILLRYCRDQQLSQVILKQDKRGFNALHHAIRRGHTMLALELIEAEPALSKAVNKNDESPMFIAAMRNITDVCEKLLEIPYSAHSGTCGLNALHAAVRNGNAVIAKRIMELRPWLVRQQNENKSTPMHLAVSEKRIDVLKVLLEHDSSLGYLISPPLLCVAAIVGAVGVARELLKHCPDAPYCDPKGSTCLHIAVLCGHMEYVKFILGSQQLGQLVNMQNSRGETALHLAAKFKKVEMLSALRHRQDMDITVLNSAGKSASWELLHATNPAKPLISMADDISSPPEPSGATRSPGNPLMDLRLLEAAASGHAAEMKHMAVHVPGVLHGTTPQGNTCLHIASIHGHEEFCKDVMSLSQSLPLLAATNADGETPLLAAVASGHTSLASSILRSCIAQQLSDAILMQDRNGCNALHHAIRSGHRDLALELIEAEPSLSRAVNQYGESPMFIAVMRNHADVFEKLLEIPDSAHGGAYGYNVLHAAVRSGNTAIAKRIMETRPGLAREEDKHKATPMHLAAHWDKVEVLRVLLEHDWSLGYAVSSKGSPVLISAAASRGYVGIAKELLKHCPDAPCRVANDETTSTCLQQAVMLGRMELLEFFLDSKYTRKLVNVRDENEETPLHNAVRKCDPKIVHALLRCPDIDVTVLNKVGNPASWLLGTTAHHAKTLNWNEVSMLMLKADPLHAPSIGNLHEQVKNKVTASSRKDIKSLTQTYTGNTSLVAILLATITFAAAFTLPGGYSSDSGNEGLPIMARKFAFQAFLLSDTLAMCSSLVVAFVCIIARWEDLEFLLYYRSFTKKLMWFAYMATTTAFATGLFTVLAPHLLWLAVTICVLTSLLPILTKLLGEWPILELRFRLGRNFKSELLSMI, from the exons ATGGCAGCCGGTACGACGTCAGGAGAAGCAACTATGGACCGACGTCTCCTGGCTGCAGCCGCATCTGGAGATGCGGCATCAATGAAGCAACTGGCTCTTGATCCAGGCGTGCTGCTGGGAACAACTCCACCGGGGAACACCTGCCTCCACGTCTCCTGCATCCTGGAGCACGAGGAATTCTGCAGGAGTATCCTGACGCTGGACCAGTCTCCAGCACTCGTCTCCGCCGTCAACAAAGATGGCGAgacgccgctcctcgccgccgtgacAAGGGGCCATGTCTCTGTAGCTTCTATATTACTCAGGTATTGCCGTGATCAGCAGCTGAGCCAAGTAATCTTGAAGCAAGACAAGCGCGGATTCAACGCGCTGCACCACGCCATCCGCAGAGGACACACGATGCTGGCGCTTGAGCTGATAGAAGCAGAGCCGGCCTTGTCGAAAGCTGTCAACAAAAACGACGAGTCGCCCATGTTCATCGCAGCGATGAGAAACATCACAGATGTGTGTGAAAAATTGTTGGAGATTCCGTATTCAGCTCATTCGGGAACCTGTGGCCTCAATGCTCTCCATGCTGCTGTCAGAAATGGCAATGCAG TGATAGCTAAAAGGATTATGGAATTACGCCCTTGGCTAGTCAGACAACAAAACGAGAATAAGTCTACTCCAATGCACCTAGCTGTGAGCGAAAAAAGGATTGACGTGCTAAAAGTATTATTGGAACATGATTCGTCATTAGGGTACCTAATCTCCCCACCTCTTCTTTGTGTCGCCGCAATTGTGGGTGCTGTTGGTGTTGCTCGAGAGCTTCTTAAACATTGTCCAGATGCTCCCTACTGCGATCCAAAGGGCAGCACATGCCTTCACATAGCAGTGTTGTGTGGACATATGGAGTATGTAAAGTTTATCCTGGGGTCACAGCAACTTGGGCAACTCGTTAACATGCAAAATAGCAGAGGAGAAACTGCTCTGCATCTCGCAGCCAAATTCAAGAAGGTGGAGATGCTTTCTGCTTTAAGGCATCGCCAAGATATGGACATAACAGTGCTTAATAGCGCCGGTAAATCGGCAAGCTGGGAATTACTTCATGCCACCAACCCCGCGAAGCCTTTAATATCG ATGGCAGACGATATATCTTCCCCGCCAGAACCATCAGGGGCTACCCGTTCACCAGGAAACCCTCTGATGGACCTACGTCTACTAGAAGCAGCAGCGTCTGGTCATGCTGCAGAAATGAAGCACATGGCTGTGCATGTCCCTGGCGTCCTGCATGGGACAACCCCGCAAGGGAACACCTGCCTCCACATCGCCTCCATCCATGGGCACGAGGAGTTCTGCAAGGATGTCATGTCGCTCAGCCAGTCTCTGCCTCTCCTGGCCGCCACCAATGCCGACGGCGAGACGCCGCTGCTCGCAGCCGTAGCAAGCGGCCATACATCTTTGGCTTCATCTATTCTCAGGAGCTGCATTGCTCAGCAGTTGAGCGACGCAATCCTAATGCAAGACAGGAACGGATGCAATGCGCTGCACCACGCCATCCGCAGCGGCCACAGGGACCTCGCGCTGGAGCTGATAGAGGCCGAGCCTTCACTGTCGCGTGCTGTAAACCAATACGGCGAGTCGCCCATGTTCATCGCGGTGATGAGAAATCACGCGGATGTCTTCGAGAAGCTGTTGGAGATCCCTGATTCTGCTCACGGGGGAGCGTATGGTTACAATGTTCTGCATGCTGCTGTGAGAAGTGGCAATACAG CCATCGCAAAAAGGATTATGGAGACACGTCCCGGGCTGGCCAGAGAAGAAGACAAGCATAAGGCTACTCCAATGCACCTGGCTGCGCACTGGGACAAGGTTGAGGTCCTGAGAGTGCTGCTCGAACATGACTGGTCCTTAGGGTACGCAGTATCCTCTAAGGGATCCCCTGTTCTTATTTCTGCGGCAGCGTCACGGGGATATGTTGGTATTGCCAAAGAGCTTCTTAAGCATTGTCCGGATGCTCCCTGTCGCGTTGCAAACGACGAGACGACATCGACATGTCTTCAGCAAGCTGTAATGCTTGGTCGTATGGAGCTTCTAGAATTCTTCCTTGATTCAAAGTATACTCGGAAACTAGTCAACGTGCGAGACGAAAATGAAGAGACTCCTTTGCATAACGCGGTAAGAAAGTGTGATCCAAAGATAGTCCATGCTTTGCTACGATGCCCGGACATTGATGTTACAGTGCTCAACAAAGTGGGTAACCCAGCATCCTGGTTACTAGGTACTACCGCCCACCACGCCAAGACATTAAACTGG AATGAAGTGTCAATGCTTATGTTGAAAGCTGATCCTCTACACGCACCTTCTATTGGTAATCTCCATGAGCAAGTCAAGAATAAAGTGACAGCCTCATCAAGGAAGGATATTAAGTCACTGACTCAAACATACACTGGCAACACTTCCCTAGTTGCCATCCTCCTTGCCACTATTACCTTTGCTGCTGCTTTCACTCTGCCTGGAGGATATAGCAGTGACTCCGGAAACGAGGGGCTTCCCATCATGGCAAGGAAGTTTGCTTTCCAGGCATTCTTGCTCTCAGACACCTTGGCAATGTGCTCCTCACTTGTTGTTGCCTTTGTGTGCATCATAGCAAGGTGGGAGGATCTTGAGTTCTTACTTTACTACAGATCTTTTACGAAGAAGCTTATGTGGTTTGCATACATGGCTACCACCACAGCCTTCGCAACTGGTCTATTCACTGTTCTTGCTCCTCATCTCCTATGGCTGGCCGTTACAATCTGTGTTCTAACATCTTTATTGCCCATTCTTACCAAGCTACTAGGAGAATGGCCCATCTTGGAACTGAGATTCCGGTTGGGTCGGAATTTCAAGTCTGAGCTCCTTAGTATGATCTAG